From the Niveibacterium microcysteis genome, the window TCGTCGCAACTGCCGGCTGACCCGATCAGGGCTTCCACCTCTTGCTGTGTCATGCCGGTTTGCAGCTTCTGATAGTTCTGCATCGTCAGCTTGCTGCAGCCGGCCAGCGTCAGCGCGATCAGTGCGCTGGTCCAGATTACGCGTCTCATGCATCGACCTCCGGAGTCTCGCCCCAGCGGGCGATCAGCGTGTGGGGCACACCGAGCTGATCGAGGATTCGCGCGACGACAAAATCCACCATGTCCTGCACAGTCTGCGGATGCGTGTAGAAACCGGGGCTGGGCGGCAGAATCACGACGCCCATGCGCGAGAGCTTCAGCATGTTTTCCAGATGCAGCGTGGAGAAGGGCGTCTCCCGTGGCACCAGTACCAGTGGGCGGCGCTCCTTCAGGCAAACGTCCGCGGCACGCTCGATCAGGTTGGACGACAGCCCTGCGGCGATCGAAGCCAGCGTGCCCATCGTGCAAGGGCAGATCACCATCGCGTCGGGCGGATTCGAGCCGGAGGCAAGCGGCGCGAACCATTCTTCGCGGCCATACACGGCAAGCAGCCCTTCGGCGGCACCGAAACGTTCGGCAAAGAGGGCCTGCACTTCGGCTGGCCGCGCTGGCAGCGCGAGATCCATCTCCTGGCGCGCGACGATCTGGGCGACCTGCGAGTACAGCAACTCGACCTTCACGCCGGCCGCCAGCAGGCATTCGAGCAGGCGGATGCCGTAGGGCATGCCGGAGGCGCCGGTGAAGGCAAGGGCGATGCGGCGGGTCATCGGTTTACTCCGTGAGCGAGCATCGCGCAATTGTACGTGGCCCTGCGGCCGTGGTGCCCGCGCGTCGGTGCGATCTCGCCGTGTTGCGGTTCAGCCTGCCTCGCCGAGGGCTGCAAGCGTCTCGACGAGAACCTCGGCCGCTGTGTGGAGGAAGGCGCGCATGTCGTGCTCCTGCTGGTCGTGTGTGATCGATGTGCCGAGTTTAGGTAGCCACGAGCGTTGAGGCCAATCGACTGTCTCGATGCCGTCGATAGATGGCGGCTATGCGGCATCCCCAACAAAAAGGGCGCCCACTCGCGGGCGCCCTGATTGCGGACGGGGGCAGGTTCAGCGGAAGACGACCGTCTTGTTGCCATGCACCAGCACCCGGTCTTCCAAGTGGTAGCGCAGGCCGCGCGCGAGCACCGCCTTCTCGATGTCCTTGCCGTAGCGGACCATGTCTTCGACCGAGTCGGAGTGATCCACGCGGATCACGTCCTGATCGATGATCGGCCCCTGGTCCAGTTCTTCGGTGACGTAGTGGCAGGTCGCACCGATCAGCTTCACGCCGCGGGTGTGCGCCTGGTGATAGGGCTTGGCGCCGACGAAGCTGGGCAGGAAGCTGTGGTGGATGTTGATGATCTGGCCCGGATAGTCGCGGCACATCTCCGGCGGGATGATCTGCATGTAGCGCGCCAGCACCATCACATCACCACGCACCTCCTCGAAGATGCGGCGCACTTCCGCATAGGCGGCCGGCTTGTTGTCGGCATTGACCGGCACATGGTGGAACGGGATCCCATGCCACTCGACGAAGCCGCGGAAGGTGTCGTGGTTCGAGATCACGCAGGGGATCTCGATGTCCAGCTCCTTGCTCTGCCAACGGCCGATCAGGTCGTACAGGCAGTGCTCCTGCTTGCTCACCATCAGCACGACGCGCTTCTTCACCGCGCTGTCGGTGATCTTCCAGTCCATGTCGAACTCGCGCGCAATCGGCGCGAAGCGCTCGCGCAACTCGGCCAGCAGGAAGGGCAGCGAATTGGCGCGGATCTCGATGCGCAGGAAATAGCGCTGCGCTTCGTGATCGGTGTGCATGTTGGATTCGAAGATCCAGCCGCCGTGCTCGGCAATGAAGCCGGTCACGCGAGCGACGATGCCGGCGCGGTCGGGGCACGAAGCGGTGAGGGTGTAGAAGCGTTGCGTGTGCATGGGGGGATGCGTCCAGAAGGGGCGCCGTCCGGCGCCCCGGGCAAGGCTCAGATGCGGGCGGCGGCTTCGTCGATGTAGCGACGCAGCGTGTCGTAGTCGCGCGCCACCGGATACTGCGGGAACTCGCGGATCACGTTCTCGGGCGGGTGCATCAGGATGCCGGCTTCGGCTTGGCCGAGCATCGCGGTATCGTTGTACGAATCGCCGGCGGCGATGCACTTGAAGTTGAGCCCTTGGAAAGCCTTCACCGCGGCGCGCTTCTGATCCGGCATGCGCAGGTGGTAGTTCACCAGCTTGCCGGTGGCGTCCGCTTCGAGGCGATGGCAGAACAGCGTCGGCATGCCGAGCTGTTCCATCAGGGGCTTGGCGAATTCGTAGAAGGTGTCGGACAGGATCACGACCTGATACTGCTCGCGCAGCCCGTCGAGGAACGCCTTGGCGCCTTCGAGCGGCGACAGGCCGGCGATCACTTTCTGGATCTGTGGCAGGCCCAGCCCCTTCTCGGCCAGGATGTCGAGGCGATACTTCATCAGCTTGTCGTAGTCCGGCTCGTCACGCGTGGTGCGGCGCAGGGCTTCGATGCCGGTGGCTTCGGCGAAGGCGATCCAGATTTCGGGGACGAGTACGCCTTCGAGGTCGAGACAGACGATCTTCACGGGACTTCCTGGCTAGGGTTGCGGGTAACCTGTAATTCTAACAGGCCGGCGCGCTAGCCTCGCGGCCTGGGTCACGGGTGGAAGTCGATGTCGCAACTGCCGACCTTGCTGACTTCGCGCTGTGTGGCGGGGCCGTACACATCGATATCGCCCGAGCCGGTGCAACTGGCGGCAGCCCGCTCGCCGGCGCGCGCTTCGATGTCGCCGGAGCCGGCAAGCGCCAGCGTTGCCTCTCGCGCTTGCAGCGCCTTCAGCTTGATATCGCCGGAGCCCGAAAGCGCGGCCTGCAAGGTGTCGGTTTCGCCGTCTGCGACCACGTCGCCCGAGCCGGACAAACGCACATCGAGACGCTTCGCCTTGACGCCGTGCGCGACCAGGTCGCCGGAGCCGGAAAGGCTGATCGCAAGCGCCTCGCCGCTCAGCGCATTGAGCATCAGATCGCCCGAACCGATCAGCCGGGCTTCGCGCAGGCCGGGCGAGCTGATGCGGATCTTGAGCTTGCGCTCGGCCCCGAACCAGCTGAAGTTGCCAGGGCGGGCGTCAACGAACAGTTTGCTGTCGCGTACCTCAAACCGCAGGCGTTCGATGTATTCGGCATCACCCTCGGCCGACACATGCGGTGGCCCCGCCTGCCAGCTCACGTCGAAGGGCA encodes:
- a CDS encoding flavin prenyltransferase UbiX → MTRRIALAFTGASGMPYGIRLLECLLAAGVKVELLYSQVAQIVARQEMDLALPARPAEVQALFAERFGAAEGLLAVYGREEWFAPLASGSNPPDAMVICPCTMGTLASIAAGLSSNLIERAADVCLKERRPLVLVPRETPFSTLHLENMLKLSRMGVVILPPSPGFYTHPQTVQDMVDFVVARILDQLGVPHTLIARWGETPEVDA
- the purU gene encoding formyltetrahydrofolate deformylase, giving the protein MHTQRFYTLTASCPDRAGIVARVTGFIAEHGGWIFESNMHTDHEAQRYFLRIEIRANSLPFLLAELRERFAPIAREFDMDWKITDSAVKKRVVLMVSKQEHCLYDLIGRWQSKELDIEIPCVISNHDTFRGFVEWHGIPFHHVPVNADNKPAAYAEVRRIFEEVRGDVMVLARYMQIIPPEMCRDYPGQIINIHHSFLPSFVGAKPYHQAHTRGVKLIGATCHYVTEELDQGPIIDQDVIRVDHSDSVEDMVRYGKDIEKAVLARGLRYHLEDRVLVHGNKTVVFR
- the thrH gene encoding bifunctional phosphoserine phosphatase/homoserine phosphotransferase ThrH is translated as MKIVCLDLEGVLVPEIWIAFAEATGIEALRRTTRDEPDYDKLMKYRLDILAEKGLGLPQIQKVIAGLSPLEGAKAFLDGLREQYQVVILSDTFYEFAKPLMEQLGMPTLFCHRLEADATGKLVNYHLRMPDQKRAAVKAFQGLNFKCIAAGDSYNDTAMLGQAEAGILMHPPENVIREFPQYPVARDYDTLRRYIDEAAARI
- a CDS encoding head GIN domain-containing protein, giving the protein MLRLMLFTAVLSISAPAAWADNGTLDKALPAFDRIEVSMPFDVSWQAGPPHVSAEGDAEYIERLRFEVRDSKLFVDARPGNFSWFGAERKLKIRISSPGLREARLIGSGDLMLNALSGEALAISLSGSGDLVAHGVKAKRLDVRLSGSGDVVADGETDTLQAALSGSGDIKLKALQAREATLALAGSGDIEARAGERAAASCTGSGDIDVYGPATQREVSKVGSCDIDFHP